GTCGTCGCGTGGTACTCGCTCATCCACATCCCGCAGGCGCACCTTCCGCCGTACTTCGAGGAGTTCCACCGGGTCCTCGCACCAGGCGGTCAACTCCTGTTCGCGTTCTTCGAGTCCGAAGGCGACCCGGTGACGGCCTTCGACCACCGGGTGACCCCCGCGTACCGGTGGCCCATCGACGGCCTCGCGGCTCTGGCTTCCGCGGCCGGCTTCATCGAAATGGCCCGCATGCTGCGGGAACCCGGCGAGGACGAACGCTTCCGTCGAGGACACCTGTTGATGCGCAAGCGGCCGGCCCCGGAACACACAATCCCCGCGATTCCCGCATAAGCCCGGCCGACCGTTATGGCCGCCAATAGCCTGTCGCGCCATGCGATACCTCGCCGCCACCTTCAGCAAAAGCGTGTGGCCTTCCCTGGACCGCGGCGAAGGCGACTGGGACGCGCTCATTTCTGTTCTCCGCGACCAGACCAGCAAGTACTTCGGCACCCCGCAAGACCATCACCTGCTGGATGAACCGCGGCTTCACGTCCGGCGACCCCGCCTCCTGCGACACCTGGGCGGCCCCGTCGTCCAAGGTGGCGTAGACGCACCACCGTCCGGCGGACGGGGATCTCCGCACGCCTGGCGTCGGCCGTTAGGCTGCCTCAATGCGTGATCACGACGATCCCCGTCCGCCGCGCGGCGCGGTGCGGGAGATACACGACCTGACCAGTGCGGTGGCTTTGACCTATGCCCCCGACCTCGACGGCCTCGCCGACCCCGGCGAGATCGTGTG
The window above is part of the Sphaerisporangium rubeum genome. Proteins encoded here:
- a CDS encoding methyltransferase domain-containing protein, yielding MTDPSHLATTAAAYDAMAVRYADHVRDMIGRLPLDHAMLAAFAASAPEGPVADLGCGPGHYTALLRDLGRDATGFDLSPAMIALARDAHPGLRFEAGSMHDLPLPDGTLAGVVAWYSLIHIPQAHLPPYFEEFHRVLAPGGQLLFAFFESEGDPVTAFDHRVTPAYRWPIDGLAALASAAGFIEMARMLREPGEDERFRRGHLLMRKRPAPEHTIPAIPA